The DNA window ggagggggtgttGTTGTTATATTTGAAATAGAAGGAAGTCAAATGTatctttgattgttttaatgtatgttgttttactccttcaataaaaaataaataaaaaaaagaaagataatcCGCTTTATTTCAAGAGaggttgctgcttttctgtgtcagTAATTATGTTTAAAACGAAAACACAGTACGGTTACTGTCAAACTGATAACTTTACTCAAACTTTTGGTCATCAAATTGTGTTCTCCTTTTATGCGTGCGTCTAATGTGATGGCAACAGCGTCCTGTTAACAGTTTGGTAGAATAATATAGAAGCAAAATAACAAGTCAATAGATAAGACTGAACGGACAGACGGTTATTAAGAATGGTCTTAAAGTTACATTATAGGGGAATTGCTCTATGAGACCGCAGCACTAACAGCAAAGGCAGATTTTACTAGACCTGGTTTTGGTTCGGGGCTCCTGGAGCATCAACCAATCACTGGAGCTGGTTCAGTATGGGCCAGAGAGCCAAAGCAGCAAGGATGAgatataaaataacaatttcTCAACAAGGGCTTTGTAGATAAATAAGTAGGCTACCAGTCATTGGCGGCGCTATTAAGAGACTAGAAACTTGTCACTGAAACAAAATTAACCTTCAACAAAATTCTGATTTTTTTGGGCAGTGTACTACTGGCAAACACTGAAACTCACTACTAATTTAGTCTCTGAATCTCATCGCTTCAGACGAGGGCCAGCCCAGACGTAGAGCCTCTGGCGCAGGTGAGCACTCAAGCGCATAAAGATGCTAACACCTGCTGCCCTGCTGACTTGGGGATAGCGGTCCTGCGCATTGAAAGTGATGGGCCGATCGCAGTTATATCCGGTAAAAATGAACATTGGGATTAAAAGCTGATGGGTTTTGGGTGGGTGAAATCGGGTGAAGCCTCTCCCCATTAAGAGAGACACTGTGCGCATTTACGCACGAGGTCCAGCAGCATAACTTCAATGATTATTTACATCTCCCGACAAGCCGACGGGATCGATCAGtatctaatgttaattaatgttctgtgttcttctgCACACCAAAAAGGTTTGTTCGGCGTAAAACAGCCGTCCTCCTGATAAAGCtgtctaaaaatatatttcagaagTTTATAACTAGAGTTTAAAAAAGCAACGTGACCTCAGGATAAATTAATGTTAATCTGTGTGAAGAATGATCATAGGAAATATGATTGTAATTTTGAGTCAAATGCTCACAGGTTCATTGAGACTTTGACTGAGCCTTTGGCAAGATGAGCACTTTCTTGTGCCAGTCTTTGGAGCACtggtgcccccccccccccctcttaaCTTCCCCTAGTTAGCTTCCCTCTTTCTAACTTCTCTCTTTAGCTCAGAGGAAAGCTGCTGGAAACTGAGCTTGGTCAATCTCATATTATTGTAATCACTTTGCTCGTTGGTTttgttcagttcatttcaaaGATTCGTCATAgttcattcacttttttctaAGTCAACACCTCACTGTTCATGGCATCAAAACATTCAGCGCTGATTCTGATGGTCTTCATTTCAGTATAAATTCAGCTGGTGGCTGGTTAAAACTGTTGAGTTAAGTTCAGTACAAAATTCGGCCTATACAAGTGGATTTGTGGAATTGGCACCTCATTACTTTTTCTGtggcttttgcttttttttagtaagcttttaaccaggaagtaATCACGTCTTGGAGTGTATTTAATGAGAGACAGAATCAGCAACACAGTATAAAACAGTATTGTCTGCGTAAAGATGAATTTAACAATTAGGCACAGCAGAGACAATCTCATTCACATAAATGGTGAACAGGACACGGCCCAAAATGGATCCCTGCGGCACGCCCTTGGTGAAAGGCAGCAAGCCGAGCCTACCTTCACATACTTGTGAAGATATGAATAATGAAGTAATCGAAGTAACCATTTGGACTGTCAACAGAGGAACTTGACACAACTTTACAACTTTCCAGTTCCAGTCATATCTTTGTGAACACCATCTTCATAAGCTATATGTCCTGCATCATTCTATCATTACGGACTGTTATTGACATCTATATaggtaaaatagaaaaaaggaaaaaagttcATATTGTTTCACCATTTTGCCATTGCAGGTCTCAAGACAATGATGGAGATGAACTCTACCTCTTCCTATCACAGCAATACAACACATGTATCTGAGTCTGTTGACCAGCATGCTGAGCTGAGACAGTCTCTCAACACAATGTCTCTGATTGTTTACTGCCTGGCCTTTGTTCTCGGTGTGCTCGGGAATGGAGTGGTTATCTGGGTGACCGGGTTCAAGATGAAGAAAACAGTTAACACAGTTTGGTTCCTCAACCTTGCTGTGGCCGACTTCCTCTTCACAGCATTCCTGCCCCTGAGTGTGACGTACCTGGCTTTGGATTTCCACTGGCCTTTCGGCAAGTTCATGTGCAAACTGAACAGCACATTAAGCTCCCTGAACATCTTTGCCAGTGTCTACATTCTGATGGTGATCAGTGTAGACAGATGTGTTTCTGTGGTGTGGCCAGTCTGGGCCCAGAACCACCGAAGTGTATGCAAGGTGTCCTGTGTGAGTCTGGGTGTTTGGGTACTGGCTCTGATTCTCAGCACTCCATACTTTGTCTTCAGGGACACTGGGCCATCATATAACGATGTTGACATCATCAACTGCTTCAACAACTTCGCCCTTTCTGATGATTATGAAAACCTGTCTGTGTTTCAGCGGTTTCAGCTGTTTCAGCTGGGACAGTTTCGTCATCAGGCCATGACCATCACCCGCTTCCTCCTGGGATTTGTTGTCCCCTTCACTGTCATTGTCTCCTGTTATGCTGTTATAATCCATCGTCTCAGAAGAAACCGCACCCTGGCCAGCCAGTCAAATCGCGCCTTTAAGATTATCGCTGCTGTTATCATCGCTTTTTTCCTGTGCTGGGCTCCCTTTCACATCATGGCTCTAATTGAGATGGTGAATCACATCGCTACTAATCGAAGTGAAACATTAGACTATGTCACCACTATCGGGATCCCTATAACCACCAGCCTGGCCTTTCTCAACAGTTGCTTGAacccactgctgtatgtgttcATGGGCCGAGATTTCAAGGATAACGTCCGCAAATCCATCCTCAATGTATTGGAgaatgccttccaggaggaGGTTTCTCGCTctcacactgacacaaagtCAGTGGACGGCAAAGAGAAGTCAAGTCTTAATACTGAGGTATAAGGCTGCCCATGACATGaagaaataaatactgtaactgtACATAGTAAATCATTTTGACACAAATGTATGTAccaaattactttttttgcttttgttgtctTTATACAATGACAACAAGGTGAGCTGTAAATATTATGCCAGATTGAATCATTTCAACCAAATGTAGTTTCTTTTATGTGAGTTTTACTGTTTGGTTGGCTAACTGATCAAAGAGTATTGCGTTTTAACTACACCTACAGAATTTACAGTTTGATGGTAATATTGTATAATAAGTTGCGATGCCTTTTGTGGGCTAAACCTTTGTTGAACAAGGTAGTAGTGGAATGTTTTTAATCATACAAAGAAAATTGCTACATGAGATCTACACAGTCCTGTTGTTggctgctctttgactcacagcAGTGCATTCACTCTGCACCATTTTAGAGCTAAAGGCtattgtaaaatgacatttcctgGACAAATAAGAACCCAGCAGTCATTTAAAAATAGGTATTACATCAGTTTCCATCTGTCAGATAAACAACAGATTTTGATTACCATTCTCTTGCCTGTATGTGACAGCAAGGAAAACACAAAGTCCCAGTTGTTTTTAGGTCATACGATGATtgttattgtagtttttattgctatcattattttctattattaaaataacagataCAAGATATCCGCTTTTGTTGCTCATAGTctttctaattattattatagactTTCTTCAGAATATTAAGTGACCAGCAGAGGGAACTGTTTTACATAAGTACAGGCCAGGTCATTGGCTAATTGATCAGGTCTTGAAAAGAGTTCTGCCTCTTAACTTCACCTACAATACTTTCAATATGGTAGATCGAATAGATGGTAATATTGTACAATAAGTTGTAGATCCATTTATGATGCATTTGTGGGATAAATCATTTTGAAACGATGGaaagatgaaatgtttttttgttgaaaagtgTATTTATATAGCCCTCCTCCGAACCAGAGAAACAAAGTGCTAtccaaggggaaaaaagaaagaaatcagaaaaagtaaaacataacacacacataaattccAAACATGCAGACAAATTTGCCCACATTGAATAACCTGTAGAGCAAGTGGCTACATTTATCTTCGGAGTAACAATGGTACTTCTTCTCtatgctctttgactcacagcAGTGCATTCAGTCTGTACCATACTAGACCTGGTGGATATGTGATATGTGGGTGCCATCTTTTTGACAAGAGAAACCAGTCATAATTTCAAAATAGGTATTACATTAGTTTATGGTTGAATATGtgcacaaaacaagcaacaaaaacattagaTTTGTTTGACAAAGGGAACtgtgtgttttccctctgtcacatactgtacactccAGATGTTGATAGTATATCTGTGCCTGTACGttacagcaaagaaaacaagcaacaaaacaaGTTGTTTATAGGCCATAATTGTCGACTGTATTGACAATTAAAAGGCTGGCACATCAACTAATAACATAGTGATAGATTTTGCCACATTGTGCCTTACTTGCCATAGAATATAGTAGGCTGTAAACTAATGTATAGAAGAGATTTAACTGAATGTAGAATATACAGTGTGAAATAGTGTCGCTGAGTCGCTGTACTAACAGGCTTATAGCAAGTTAGTTTCCCAACTTCCTCCCTCACACCCAACTCAACCCAGCCACTGATCACGTTATGTGTGCACTTGACAAAATTTGGCACATGACAGGGACCACACAGGCCATCTTTGGGTACATACAAAGTGAAAATTATGTGTCAAGTGCTAGGTTTAGTATAGCTCATTTTGTCTGTATAGtaatgtttattaaataaatcaccctgaaatgtttatttctcaTGCCACCTGCCATGTGACTTTTGACTGCTACATGTCCACTGCATGCTTTGATAAACaacttgtttacatttgttattCAGCTACAGGGAAAGGCTAATGTAAgcctaataaataaatattatagtAACTATGAGATTATTATGCTTACAGTAGCAACTGCATTGTATACTTAGTTTAGTTGGACCTTTCATCATtgttagttgtttgttttgtttttttaagatgatttttttggcattttatgcttttatttgaaagtgatagtggagagagacaggaagtgtgggAAAAGAGAGTaggggaatgacatgcagcaaacagACCGGCCGGGAATCGAAGCAGGGACTCACTGCTCAGCGCATATGCACCTAACCACTCGGCTATACCCATAATCTGAGAACATTAATGAGCTGCAAGTACAGATTACTTtcattgttcttgttttgtccaaccaacagcaaaacaaaaacaaacatatccAGTTTGAtattaaagaagaagaagaagaaaaaccaCCAAAGCTAGAACCAGTGAATTTATGGCATTGtatcacaaaaaaaataagataagaaaAAGATCGATTGGTTATCAATTTTTGCCAATTAATTtcctgtcgatcaactaatccaACTGAAAGAATGGAATGGCACACTTATTCTATGTACTGTATGGCTTTGGTATATGTGGCATATTGTGATATAACATGAACCTCTCTATAAAAGCCTTATTCTAATGTAAACAATGTCAGTGatgatttgcttgttttttgctgttgtttttcagccCTAGTGGCCAACTCTACTAAGGGTTTATAAATGTCGATAATgatgataactgttattgtgATTCTTCTTGTTacgattattaaaatattattcttGACTTGACTGTTTTTCCACTCAGAATGTACATCTCATAATCACCACATAACTTCACAAAACACTGAGCAGTCACTCTTTCTCTAGTATttatacagaaagagagatatgtGTAGGTATCTATCACATGCACAACTAATCTGATGTAACACCTACTACTTATTTATCATGATTAACAAGAAGCCAATTACAGGATGAACTTTTTATAGTTActctttattgttattattatagaCTTGGCCAGTAGAGAGAGCTGTTTGACATATCAGGTGCTTCTCAGAACAAGGAGTTTAATGTCATTTAATCATCTTTGTAATGTGCTTTATGAGGATCCTGAGGAAGGCCACGAGGGTCCGACAATAAAGTTGTGCTTTACACCACAAGTGTTGCTGGACGTTTGACCTCCTCACAgttttcccttctccatgcaccttggaagtaggtgaagttgtgccagaaatccctACTCGCTTCTCTGATCGAGGACAGCAAacttcagagagaaaacacactggAGCACACTGACTGATCTGCTGCCTTTAATAGTGCAAACAGTGCTACAAATCTGTTTGCACTATTAATGGCTGCAAATCATTTGGTAGCTTTTACATCATGTaccattaatattaatatatattaatattgtttaatttgttcatttcattagtgaaatagtttgaaaatgaatttaaatttaTGATAACTTTAAATGAAATTCAAATTGTACACTCTTTATAcgtgaagaaaaaacacatgaaaacatttagaGCCCTCTGTATCCTTTCACAACATCATTTTAATGGTCTGTGCAAAGAATTTTGTAATGCTCTGTCATTATcagttttaaattgttgtttgatcttaaaataaagacatttgtgGACCAATACTGTGCTGCTAAAAGTACAACGAGTAGTCAGCTAGAACTGTGAGAGAACTGTGGGAATGTTTCAGTCAATGCCAAAAAGTAGAAGTGGGTTCAGTTACTTCATAGCTCCAAATGTCCACTTTTTAAGTAACCTCTGTAATTACATAATGCTGTGCTGTAGTTGataaattgttttgttaaaagtgTGTGCCCTTCTTCCATGGGGGGtcacaaaatataatacaaagtTAAACATTAGGAATACAgtgacattatactgtatggtGTATGTTTACTTTATGGCACGATTTGATGTGtttgagtaaaagtaaagtGGTGCCAGTGCTGTTTGGGGAACCATTTTCTGCTTGCTCAGACTTGTTTCTTAACTTACGAGTAATGGCCAACTGCAATGGTACGACATGTGTATTTCAAAATTTCAGATGAAAACTGATTGAGAGTCCAAAACAGGATGCTGACAGGAAGGCACATACTATAGATAACCTAGACATGTGCAATTGCATAAaaactatccatccatccatccattttctaccgcttggtccccgttagggggtcgcgggtgactggagcctatcccagtgacttcgggccttaggcagggcacaccctggacagtggccaactcgtcgcagggcgaacacagacacagacaaggacagacaaccattcactcacacattcattcaatacgggcaatttagagttatcaatttgCATAAAAactaatattaattaaaataatatgcCAGAAAAAGATGTATTCTCACTTCAGATCTCTTTTGCTTACATGAATGAATATACAGTGGCAAGTAGAGAGTTGCCTGCtattttataaaattgtttggctatagcatatatatatatatatatatatatatatatatatatatatatatatatatatatatatatataggcctctgtgtgtgtgtgtgtgtgtgtgtgtgtgtgtgtgtgctgtgtgcacTGTTTATAGGCCTATATACATTTGTAGATCGCCTATGTAGATATGTGTACATATGAAGACATGTTTGCtttagaaaatatgaaaactgTTTATTACAGTGCCCGAACAGTGTAAGTGTGTACAAGAGATTTAAAAGTTTAGAAAAAGAAATTGTGCTTGCTGCCTGTGGCTCCGCCTCGACGTGGGCGTTGACGTCACATTACTACCCATCAATCAGCCTATATTGATCTGTCAGTTTGAGTACTTCTGCTACGGATTCATCATCAGCCGACTGGAGAGCTTTGAGAAAGGTACGTTGTTATGCTTagaatttgatatttttgcgcGAGATTAATCCAATGAGGctgtttaaaagaaatatgaCAATAAAATCGTCTGATTGGAGATTCAGAGAGCTCTTATTCTGGATTTTAATAATAACgcaattcatttaaattaataaaataagataaaccGCTTTATTTCAAGAGaggttgctgcttttctgtgtcagtaattatttttaaaacgAAAACACAGTACGGTTACTGTCAAACTGATAACTTTACTCAAACTTTTGGTCATCAAATTGTGTTCTCCTTTTATGCGTGCGTCTAATGTGATGGCAACAGCGTCCTGTTAACAGTTTGGTAGAATAATATAGAAGCAAAATAACAAGTCAACAGATAAGACTGAACGGACAGACGGTTATTAAGAATGGTCTTAAAGTTACATTATAGGGGAATTGCTCTATGAGACCGCAGCACTAACAGCAAAGGCAGATTTTAATAGACCTGGTTCTGGTTCGGGGCTCCTGGAGCATCAACCAATCACTGGAGCTGGTTCAGTATGGGCCAGAGAGCCAAAGCAGCAAGGATGAgatataaaatgacaatttctcAACAAGGGCTTTGTAGATAAATAAGTAGGCTACCAGTCATTGGCGGCGCTATTAAGAGACTAGAAACTTGTCACTGAAACAAAATTAACCTTCAACAAAATTCTGATTTTTTTGGGCAGTGTACTACTGGCAAACACTGAAACTCACTACTAATTTAGTCTCTGAATCTCATCGCTTCAGACGAGGGCCAGCCCAGACGTAGAGCCTCTGGCGCAGGTGAGCACTTAAGCGCATAAAGATGCTAACACCTGCTGCCCTGCTGACTTGGGGATAGCGGTCCTGCGCATTGAAAGTGATGGGCCGATCACAGTTATATCCGGGAAAAATGAACATTGCGATTAATAGCTGATGGGTTTTGGGTGGGTGAAATCGGGTGAAGCCTCTCCCCATTAAGAGAGACACTGTGCGCATTTACGCACGAGGTCCAGCAGCATAACTTCAATCATTATTTACATCTCCCGACAAGCCGACGGGATCGATCAGtatctaatgttaattaatgttctgtgttcttctgCACACCAAAAAGGTTTGTTCGGCGTAAAACAGccgtcctcctgataaatcctgagctccatcagagctgtctaaaaaaatatttcagaagTTTATAACTAGAGTTTAaattttgctgcttaaatgtcccacgaTGTTTGCTGTAACATTACTGCGCTCATGGAAACGTTTAAAATGACagacagcagcctctctaatcattaaagtaaatcgtgaaagaaaacactcagacatcaatacaacacacaataaagaaatcacctggaaagctCCGCTGCTCGACATCATTTAAAAGGCAATAGAGCCTACAGGGACCggtagaggtggagagaaatgtcCATGCGGGTGCGGGTCTCTAAATCGGAGGAAATCATTTGCTCGGGTGGGTGGCTGGTGGGTGATTTATGCAAACATGCGGATTCGGATGATGACAGACAGAGCCGATCCGCGCATCACTACTGCACAACCTTTTTGCCGGAGTATCCTTAAACTGCTGTCGGTAAACATAATCGAGCCTTTAGCTCtgaatatttcaaaacattttcatggcTTGAGTAGCAAGCAGGTAGCTACAGCAGATGCCATATTCTGTTTCCGATGTCGACAGTTTGCGTGCAGCTTTTACTTATAGTGGGGGTCAGAGACAGGAGAAATATGAAGAAgaacacagtaaacacaaacatctctGACTGGTAAAAGCAACGTGACCTCAGGATAAATTAATGTTAATCTGTGTGAAGAATGATAATAGGAAATATGATTGTAATTTTGAGTCAAATGCTCACAGTTGAATAAGGTTCATTGAGACTTTGACTGAGCCTTTGGCAAGATGAGCACTTTCTTGTGCCAGTCTTTGGAGCACTGGTGCCCCCTCTTAACTTCCCCTAGTTAGCTTCCCTCTTTCTAACTTCTCTCTTTAGCTCAGAGGAAAGCTGCTGGACACCGAGCTTGGTCAATCTCATATTATTGTAATCACTTTGCTCGTTGGTTttgttcagttcatttcaaaGATTCGTCATAgttcattcacttttttctaAGTCAACACCTCACTGTTCATGGCATCAAAACATTCAGCACTGATTCTGATGGTCTTCATTTCAGTATAAGTTCAGCTGGTGGCTGGTTAAAACTGTTGAGTTAAGTTCAGTACAACATTCGGCCTATACAAGTGGATTTGTGGAATTGGCACCTCATTACTTTTTCTGtgg is part of the Siniperca chuatsi isolate FFG_IHB_CAS linkage group LG9, ASM2008510v1, whole genome shotgun sequence genome and encodes:
- the LOC122881447 gene encoding chemokine-like receptor 1, producing the protein MMEMNSTSSYHSNTTHVSESVDQHAELRQSLNTMSLIVYCLAFVLGVLGNGVVIWVTGFKMKKTVNTVWFLNLAVADFLFTAFLPLSVTYLALDFHWPFGKFMCKLNSTLSSLNIFASVYILMVISVDRCVSVVWPVWAQNHRSVCKVSCVSLGVWVLALILSTPYFVFRDTGPSYNDVDIINCFNNFALSDDYENLSVFQRFQLFQLGQFRHQAMTITRFLLGFVVPFTVIVSCYAVIIHRLRRNRTLASQSNRAFKIIAAVIIAFFLCWAPFHIMALIEMVNHIATNRSETLDYVTTIGIPITTSLAFLNSCLNPLLYVFMGRDFKDNVRKSILNVLENAFQEEVSRSHTDTKSVDGKEKSSLNTEV